The following nucleotide sequence is from Pueribacillus theae.
ATCCATTTCGAATCAGTAAAGTGATAGGCGCGCTCCAATATATTTTCTAATTGGCGCACGTTGCCAGGCCAATCGTACGTTTGCAGTTTTTCGATTGCTTCGGCGGTAAGGCCTATGACATCTTTGTTTTTCTTTGTTTTGAACTTTTTGATTAAATGATCGGCAAGTATCGGGATGTCGTCAAGCCGTTCTCTCAGTGGAGGGATGTTTAAATTAATAACGTGTATGCGGTAATACAGGTCTTCCCTGAATAATCCTTCTTTCACAAGCTGGAAGAGATCTTTATTTGTTGCAGCGATGATTCTTACATCTACTTTTTTTGTTTGTGTATCTCCCAAGCGTTCGAACTCCTTCTCTTGAAGGACGCGCAATAATTTTGCTTGAAGAGATTGGGGCATATCTCCGATTTCATCCAAAAATAACGTTCCTTCATTGGCAAGTTCGAATTTTCCGGGTTTCCCGCCTTTTCGGGATCCGGTAAAAGCTCCGTCTGCATAACCAAAGAATTCAGATTCGAGCAGGTTTTCTGGAATTGCCGCACAATTTATTTTAACAAATGAACCTGTCCGGTTTGACGAGCGATGGATGCCATCAGCCAACAATTCTTTTCCTGTCCCGCTTTCTCCCGTAATTAGTAAATTTGAAAAGCTTTTCGCAGCAATGTAAGATTCCTTTTTTAATTGTTCCATTTTTTTATTTTTAGAAATAAGAGAAGCAAACGGGTCGTTTCTGTTGGAAATTCTGCTTAATTCCCCCCGGTAATACGTCAGTTCGTTCTCTAATTTATCCATATGCTGGAATAAATCTTTCCATATGTCGAGCTTTTGATAAATAATCTTATAGATGTATCCAATCCTTTTGTTGCTTTGAATAATTGGCATCTGGTTGAAAATTGCTTTCTGTCCATTTATTTGGATAAGCTTAGCCTCTGGTTGATGGCCGGTCGCATCGTTTTTTGAAATGGGAAGATCAGGGGCGATTTTTTTGATTGGTTTTTCGAGAATATGTTCAATGGTTTCAATACTGAATAAATTTAGAAATCCAAGATTTGCTTTTGTGATGTTCCCGTCATTGTCTGTAATGACGACAGCATCGTAGGCGAGCTCTAAAGCACTGTCGAGTATTTTTTCAATCCGTTTCGTAGATTCAAGTTCGTTTGCTACTTTTTCAAAATCAGTGACGTCTTTCAGCACAGCC
It contains:
- a CDS encoding sigma 54-interacting transcriptional regulator, whose product is MKVRHLLTSNFVKVTRTTTAREVLEKFLELRQDLACVIEGGKLIGIVTKYSIYRLLLKEQSLDSSIESVIKHDVVVLHEETSLTEAKDTLLRKQVGHAVVMNEKNTVIGVMAKSDLITGLITGSHNLGIRLKSLMNNLQECVISVDEHLHITSMNEAALQLFQIKEKHMLSKPIEDAFPELTDDLRKVIHTGSVIDVKRFNLNKTTVFSSFVPIKEWGKTTGAMAVLKDVTDFEKVANELESTKRIEKILDSALELAYDAVVITDNDGNITKANLGFLNLFSIETIEHILEKPIKKIAPDLPISKNDATGHQPEAKLIQINGQKAIFNQMPIIQSNKRIGYIYKIIYQKLDIWKDLFQHMDKLENELTYYRGELSRISNRNDPFASLISKNKKMEQLKKESYIAAKSFSNLLITGESGTGKELLADGIHRSSNRTGSFVKINCAAIPENLLESEFFGYADGAFTGSRKGGKPGKFELANEGTLFLDEIGDMPQSLQAKLLRVLQEKEFERLGDTQTKKVDVRIIAATNKDLFQLVKEGLFREDLYYRIHVINLNIPPLRERLDDIPILADHLIKKFKTKKNKDVIGLTAEAIEKLQTYDWPGNVRQLENILERAYHFTDSKWIEPEFIHFDQDHKTSLLLPHSPRYRPAEKINRQELLEETEKKAIFKALEQAHGNRTKAAKFLGISRSSLYQKINKYDIQKEIKFY